The following proteins are co-located in the uncultured Draconibacterium sp. genome:
- a CDS encoding leucine-rich repeat protein, giving the protein MKKLYALIVLYLHVLPYLLCINRDFVRTGRVKILNLPGLIRHTFFPKFIFGLLLIIYFILGGARISSAQSYTLTDADVVVENGVITNCSNYFSGEAIIIPDFLDGQLVTGIGTAVFNGKMTAITKLELPSSVVYIDAHAFNNIGLDTLDISSCAMLDSIGDYAFYNNNLVELNLEGCSLLSKIGGYAFSQNNIDTLDVSSCSALIVIGSNAFKGNSIRSLNLNSSSLEFIEEQAFSGSQIGVLSLSNCPSLIQIEQSAFYYAGITSIDFSGCSSLESIGENAFYHNLLTEVDFTGCSSLKYIGTSAFSNCSSLQTVNFNDCSSLLEIGLGAFKYTKVGNLDLSNCTALITIGDGAFYNNGSGISALNLGHIQKLTYIGSDAFSGAMSTVKEFELPVSNYGGFQGWEDKNGTVWQAGDTVTTERTQYSAIIYYTLTDDDVVVENGKIVSSVEHFPFLYIDIPDTLDGQTVVGIGQQAFLTRNLSNVVFPTTLQYIEQNAFWDNNLRIVDLSDCSQLTDIGVYAFYNSPGEIILPRPDIAGKIFNYWNVNGTNYPAGSVTTNATCNAVFSYYATFSVNDAGLSPIEGAEVNFYEYGTKLTNGAGIVVYDSVWAGSNIAFSVSATGYDNTEGVVNITDSSIYQNVQLSLEGPSRYTDSLALVALYNATNGSGWTNNDNWLTGPVSSWNGVIVNNNRVTQIWLDLNNLNGSLPATLGQLDKLEIMALGGNGLTGTLPDEFGNLTNLGAMFLWGNQLTGRIPTSFGQLTLLNTLSLNGNELTGNIPSEIALCSNLNEINLDWNNLEGGIPVELCNLQYLNSVNFTANYFDAQSCDAINCLAANGVVFSGDSVQTQKNGLTILDCMSSPDTVLVTFQVNMQNEVVSSNGIHLNGSFFSWAEAIPMILDSAEIYTVTIPLAVGETYTYKFVNGGTFEWDFYEIPPSNCTTGDTHDREIIVAPENTVLDVVCFAACENCPDNSVPYYSISEIQGDGDISPLAGQVVRTKGRITGINEYGFFMQDATGARNGIFIYDPDLAAQLNQGDNIEMIAEVMEYNGKTELLNTQWLDYTDEYIGVSLAYIDVAEINEDYEGVFIALSNVRVIAQNDYLEYIVVSDQGDTTIIDNYLIQPEMEIGTRYNIYGIVDYQYGAYRVNPRAQAGIIAVYGFANNTTDTVRTDNGLFYDSQFDSNYLDNEDETIIFYPLTEGNILRFDFLEFDTEFGYDYLEVFDGVGTESHLIGKYWGTDAINEPITASNPEGALTFHFYSDGSVTSSGWKARITSLEATLVTFQVDMQNELVDETGVFVGGDWNSWMSWNDPVQLTASGDIYAATINIPSWQTISYKFKNGPYWEIVLGDCVVGENADRSLTTPGGTVILDPVCFAKCIACDSVNPNLPLAGIDELQETIANCYGATGEVFVQYTVSGVGTIQDKGILIGSHPNLLYSSTVLSEGSGAGTIPTTIGGLEAGTYYLCAYAENEYGTSYSDVEQFYIAQPDLLELDVEEELDETSVMYSIFGFGGIPPYAYQITLCREDSLCWEYSWQTENYFNIGNLAQLMKYEATIEIKDANGCIASQTSSFTLAPNNSIEMDSLALVALYNASDGPNWTNNTNWLTSPLDTWYGVGIANGRVVSLDLNNNNLVGTLPSRIGKLTAMESFVVWGNGLTGELPAEIGDMINLVTLDLGVNQFFGELPSSFGNLSRLETLFLGSGSQLTGSIPSSLGQLSNLHTLALDGNQFSGSIPGELGLLTQLNYLFLQSNRLSGVIPSSFDALENLNVLYLNHNELSGTIPEGFCALPLGEINLEQNYFHIYSCNVIRCLKENDVVFAGDTLQTQLNGIELTQECMLPSLKTINIIAPELANGVLCYPEPNDPLILRFCNDGIEPVEGVQLFYVLNGDSIDLESYPEIVYPGDTIDYQFMVSADLQPEIYMDHYTLNVYLRWEGGMIGGWRRTQTFDAIKYIPDTPEWTTYNTCTGLPGNISYGIAEDKNDQVWSVANDGAYKFNGFEWEKYTNLDGLADAANQAILTDSRGWTWFSGSGSSAVTRYTGSSFYTMTTDGSYSSCIYEDSNGNIWFGSRYGSGVARLNTSFSWNYYDAAQANLGNNVLSIGEDVNGILYFSSIDGLSVFDGYNWVPIQIPGNDDIIIKIFLDSKGFTWFTTWNKFYRFDGSLYEEISDPEQIIMNCADIVEDLYGNIWFGGGDELVKYDGTSWTKYGPEDGMTAALGGGINSLAVIKGDIWIGTQGGGLSRFDQPYENLGIAGLVSPTRNKYPYYLYCGLSNNEPINVRVFNNGDSPIENARLGYSLDDVTIAIDTLDFVLQPGDTVDYTFTTGADFYHTDLMRTYLLKIFVEEEFGDASDNSISGSLRVDGDFEDAPGWTTYNSCDGLISDISFSITEDSDGNIWSTAFYGADRFNGDEWTPFTAEDGLAENFNWAIDKDKDGNLWFSGSGNPTVTKYDGTDFTVYNLPAVFEECIYTDSQGNVWFGAWDGNGVARFDGQTWTYFMSEEVGFNGNITSIGEDVNGNIWVACNGTSNFVFRFDGASWQQMALPGEADGVYVSEIYYDSNKNTWFASSGLITRYDGVNWTFYANDNDVPGWCDDISEDIYGNIWFGGGRELAMFDGSDWTLYTANEGLAAAQIADIYAVYADTKGNVWIGTYNGGISKFTIPTDEICHTLHFQNGWNIFSSPVQLDSTRMGYNFQTLIDNGTLVKIQDELGNSFEDRGIFGGWDDSEIKGIYPYDGYKINVNTDDSIQVCGTPVTYPYPIYLYAGWNIMGYPHMQSADAMEVVQQLIDRGTLLKVQDETGKSIEDLGVFGGWTNFMGTCNTGKGYKVKVSARDTLWIYESFAKSGLTYTPEAALVHFKTAYTGNGVDHMNFNLVDLPAGLFSAGDELAVFDGTVCVGAVCLLPEHLAKGIVSVPASANDRLGTPGFYEGNTYELVWWSPNKNREELLATELIKGEMVFTKNESVVLSLFKYGISNAGEALFGNMEIRCYPNPFNNELTIQLKLSENATTEIKVVNQFGQEVSSVLHRQALNSGNHQLIWEGTNAGGQKVNPGIYYISIDLNGIQSVRKVVLTQ; this is encoded by the coding sequence ATGAAAAAACTGTACGCTTTAATTGTTTTATATTTGCATGTATTACCGTATTTATTATGCATTAATCGTGATTTTGTTAGAACAGGCCGTGTGAAAATACTGAATTTGCCAGGTTTAATAAGACATACTTTCTTTCCAAAATTTATTTTTGGACTTTTATTGATTATTTATTTCATTTTAGGCGGTGCACGAATCAGTTCCGCGCAAAGCTATACTCTGACTGATGCTGATGTGGTTGTGGAGAATGGAGTTATTACTAATTGTTCTAATTATTTCTCAGGTGAGGCAATAATAATTCCTGATTTTTTGGACGGGCAATTGGTGACTGGAATCGGAACGGCAGTTTTTAATGGTAAAATGACTGCCATAACTAAGTTGGAGCTTCCTTCTTCTGTCGTTTATATTGATGCACATGCATTTAATAACATTGGGCTTGACACTTTAGATATAAGTTCGTGTGCCATGTTGGATTCTATTGGAGATTATGCCTTTTACAACAATAATTTGGTTGAATTAAATTTGGAAGGTTGCTCTTTATTATCGAAAATTGGAGGTTATGCATTTTCACAAAATAATATCGACACACTGGATGTAAGCTCTTGTTCAGCTTTAATCGTTATCGGTAGTAATGCATTCAAAGGGAATTCCATTCGGTCTCTTAATCTAAATTCATCTTCTCTCGAATTTATTGAAGAACAGGCTTTTAGTGGTAGCCAGATAGGGGTGTTAAGTCTTAGTAATTGTCCCTCTCTAATACAAATTGAACAAAGTGCTTTTTATTACGCAGGTATAACATCGATCGATTTTAGTGGCTGTAGTTCATTGGAATCAATAGGCGAAAATGCATTCTATCATAATTTATTGACCGAAGTTGATTTTACAGGATGTTCGTCTTTAAAATATATTGGAACCAGTGCCTTTAGTAACTGTTCTAGTCTTCAAACAGTAAATTTTAATGACTGCTCATCATTACTGGAAATTGGTTTGGGAGCCTTCAAATATACAAAAGTTGGGAATCTGGACTTAAGTAATTGCACTGCACTAATCACAATTGGAGATGGTGCATTCTATAATAATGGAAGTGGAATATCTGCATTAAATCTTGGTCATATCCAAAAACTAACCTACATCGGTAGCGATGCATTTAGTGGAGCAATGTCTACAGTTAAAGAATTTGAACTACCTGTTTCAAATTACGGAGGTTTTCAAGGCTGGGAAGATAAAAACGGGACAGTGTGGCAAGCTGGAGACACCGTAACCACAGAGCGAACACAATACAGCGCTATTATTTATTACACATTAACCGATGATGATGTAGTCGTGGAAAATGGAAAAATAGTTAGCAGTGTTGAACATTTTCCTTTTTTATATATAGATATTCCTGATACACTCGACGGACAGACTGTTGTAGGTATTGGTCAGCAGGCTTTTTTAACCCGGAACCTTTCAAATGTAGTTTTCCCCACGACATTACAATACATTGAACAAAATGCATTTTGGGATAACAATCTAAGAATTGTTGATTTGAGTGATTGCTCTCAGCTTACTGATATTGGTGTTTACGCCTTTTATAATTCTCCAGGAGAAATTATTTTACCCAGACCGGATATTGCCGGTAAAATATTTAATTACTGGAATGTAAATGGAACAAATTATCCGGCAGGTAGTGTAACGACCAACGCTACTTGCAATGCAGTATTTTCTTATTACGCTACTTTTTCTGTAAACGATGCGGGTTTATCTCCGATTGAAGGTGCCGAAGTTAACTTTTACGAATACGGAACCAAATTAACCAATGGAGCAGGAATCGTCGTTTATGATAGTGTTTGGGCTGGATCAAACATCGCGTTTTCAGTCTCTGCAACAGGTTATGACAATACTGAGGGAGTCGTGAATATTACCGATTCTTCAATCTATCAGAATGTTCAATTATCCCTGGAAGGACCTTCAAGATATACCGATTCGTTGGCCCTTGTGGCTTTGTATAATGCCACCAACGGATCTGGCTGGACAAATAACGATAATTGGTTAACCGGACCAGTATCTTCGTGGAATGGTGTTATTGTGAACAACAATAGAGTCACTCAAATCTGGCTCGATTTGAATAATCTAAATGGTAGTTTGCCGGCTACTCTCGGGCAGCTCGACAAGCTGGAAATTATGGCCCTGGGTGGTAATGGATTAACAGGGACTCTTCCCGATGAGTTTGGGAATCTTACAAATCTAGGCGCCATGTTTTTATGGGGAAACCAGCTGACAGGTCGTATACCAACTTCTTTTGGTCAACTCACTCTACTGAATACTTTGAGTTTAAATGGAAATGAGCTGACAGGGAACATACCGTCTGAAATTGCTTTGTGTTCAAATTTGAACGAAATCAACCTCGATTGGAACAACCTGGAAGGCGGCATTCCTGTTGAGCTCTGTAACCTTCAGTATTTGAATTCTGTTAATTTTACTGCCAACTATTTTGATGCTCAGAGTTGTGATGCAATTAATTGTTTGGCGGCAAACGGAGTTGTTTTTAGCGGTGACTCAGTTCAGACTCAAAAAAATGGATTAACAATTTTGGATTGTATGAGTTCGCCTGACACTGTATTGGTTACATTTCAGGTAAACATGCAAAATGAAGTGGTTTCTTCCAATGGTATTCACCTAAATGGAAGCTTTTTTAGCTGGGCAGAGGCAATCCCGATGATTTTAGATTCTGCTGAAATTTATACGGTTACCATTCCGTTGGCAGTTGGAGAAACATATACCTATAAATTTGTGAATGGAGGGACATTTGAATGGGATTTTTATGAGATACCTCCTTCAAATTGTACCACCGGAGATACTCATGACCGTGAAATTATTGTAGCTCCGGAAAATACTGTACTCGACGTGGTTTGTTTTGCTGCCTGTGAGAACTGTCCCGACAATTCGGTTCCCTATTATTCCATTTCCGAAATACAGGGAGATGGGGATATTTCGCCACTGGCGGGACAAGTGGTACGAACTAAAGGACGAATCACCGGAATAAATGAGTACGGATTTTTTATGCAGGATGCAACGGGGGCAAGAAACGGAATATTTATTTATGACCCGGATTTGGCAGCTCAACTGAACCAGGGAGATAATATAGAGATGATTGCCGAAGTGATGGAATACAATGGCAAAACAGAATTATTAAATACACAGTGGCTCGATTATACCGACGAGTACATTGGTGTTTCTCTCGCCTATATCGATGTTGCCGAAATAAATGAAGATTATGAAGGTGTGTTTATTGCTTTATCGAACGTGCGTGTAATTGCACAAAACGACTACCTCGAATACATTGTTGTTTCAGATCAGGGAGACACTACCATTATTGACAATTATCTTATTCAGCCGGAAATGGAGATTGGAACCAGATACAATATTTACGGTATTGTCGATTATCAATATGGAGCATACCGGGTAAATCCAAGGGCACAAGCCGGTATAATTGCAGTGTATGGATTTGCCAACAATACTACCGATACAGTTCGAACTGACAACGGTCTGTTTTACGATTCCCAATTCGATTCAAATTATTTAGATAATGAAGATGAAACAATAATTTTTTATCCGCTAACGGAAGGGAATATTCTTCGGTTTGATTTTCTGGAATTCGACACTGAATTTGGTTACGACTACCTGGAAGTGTTCGATGGAGTTGGAACAGAAAGTCATCTGATTGGTAAGTATTGGGGGACTGATGCCATTAACGAACCAATTACCGCAAGTAATCCGGAGGGAGCACTTACTTTTCATTTTTACTCCGACGGATCAGTTACCTCATCGGGTTGGAAAGCGCGGATAACGAGTCTTGAAGCAACCTTGGTTACATTTCAGGTTGACATGCAAAACGAATTGGTTGATGAAACCGGTGTTTTTGTGGGAGGCGATTGGAATTCGTGGATGTCGTGGAACGATCCTGTGCAACTAACAGCAAGTGGAGATATATACGCGGCAACCATTAATATTCCAAGTTGGCAAACCATTAGTTACAAGTTTAAAAACGGACCTTATTGGGAGATTGTTTTAGGGGATTGTGTTGTGGGAGAAAATGCTGATCGATCCTTGACAACGCCTGGAGGTACAGTTATTCTCGATCCGGTATGTTTTGCTAAATGTATAGCTTGCGATTCTGTAAATCCGAATTTACCTTTGGCCGGAATAGATGAATTGCAAGAGACAATTGCCAATTGTTATGGAGCTACCGGTGAAGTTTTTGTACAGTATACCGTTAGTGGTGTAGGTACAATTCAGGACAAAGGAATTTTAATCGGTTCTCATCCCAATCTCTTATACAGTTCAACCGTATTAAGCGAAGGAAGCGGGGCCGGAACTATCCCAACAACTATTGGTGGTCTGGAGGCCGGAACATATTACCTCTGCGCCTATGCTGAAAATGAATATGGAACAAGTTACAGCGACGTGGAGCAGTTTTACATTGCACAACCCGATCTTTTGGAACTGGATGTCGAAGAAGAGTTGGATGAAACATCTGTAATGTATTCCATCTTTGGATTCGGAGGTATTCCTCCTTATGCGTATCAAATCACACTATGTCGCGAAGATAGCTTGTGTTGGGAATACAGCTGGCAAACCGAAAATTATTTCAATATTGGTAACCTGGCTCAACTGATGAAGTACGAGGCAACTATTGAAATAAAGGATGCCAACGGATGTATCGCTTCTCAAACTTCATCCTTTACTCTTGCACCCAATAACAGCATTGAAATGGATTCGCTGGCATTGGTTGCACTATACAATGCCAGTGACGGCCCCAACTGGACGAACAATACAAACTGGCTGACAAGTCCGCTGGATACCTGGTATGGAGTTGGCATTGCTAATGGAAGAGTGGTTTCGCTAGATCTGAACAACAATAACCTGGTGGGCACGCTTCCTTCACGAATTGGAAAACTAACTGCCATGGAAAGTTTTGTGGTATGGGGCAATGGGTTAACAGGAGAACTACCTGCCGAAATTGGCGATATGATCAATCTGGTTACGCTGGATCTGGGCGTGAACCAATTCTTTGGTGAGTTACCTTCTTCCTTCGGAAATTTAAGCAGGCTTGAAACGCTGTTTCTGGGAAGTGGATCCCAGTTAACTGGTTCGATCCCGTCGTCTCTGGGACAACTTAGCAATTTACATACACTGGCACTCGATGGAAACCAGTTTAGTGGTTCCATCCCCGGTGAATTGGGCTTGTTGACACAGCTGAATTATCTATTTCTTCAGAGCAACAGGCTCTCCGGTGTCATTCCGTCTTCCTTTGACGCTTTGGAAAACTTAAATGTTTTGTATTTAAACCACAATGAACTCTCCGGAACTATTCCGGAAGGTTTTTGTGCTTTGCCATTGGGTGAAATCAACCTGGAGCAAAACTACTTCCACATATACAGTTGTAACGTTATCCGTTGTTTGAAAGAAAATGATGTTGTATTTGCGGGCGACACCTTACAAACGCAATTGAATGGAATAGAATTGACACAGGAATGTATGTTGCCAAGTTTAAAAACAATCAATATAATTGCACCCGAACTTGCCAATGGTGTCCTTTGTTATCCGGAACCAAATGATCCGCTTATATTGCGGTTCTGCAACGATGGAATTGAACCGGTGGAGGGAGTACAATTATTTTATGTACTCAATGGAGACAGTATTGATCTGGAATCATATCCTGAAATTGTATATCCTGGCGATACCATTGATTATCAGTTTATGGTGAGTGCCGACTTACAACCCGAAATATACATGGATCATTATACATTGAATGTATACCTGCGCTGGGAGGGAGGTATGATAGGTGGCTGGAGAAGAACACAGACTTTTGACGCCATTAAATACATTCCTGATACTCCCGAATGGACGACTTACAACACCTGCACCGGCTTACCAGGAAATATCTCCTATGGAATAGCAGAAGATAAAAACGATCAGGTGTGGAGTGTAGCTAACGATGGCGCCTATAAATTTAACGGTTTCGAATGGGAAAAATATACAAATCTCGATGGACTTGCTGATGCAGCCAATCAGGCTATCCTTACCGATAGTCGCGGATGGACCTGGTTTTCAGGAAGTGGATCCAGTGCGGTTACCAGGTACACAGGAAGTAGCTTTTATACTATGACAACCGATGGTAGCTATTCTTCTTGTATTTACGAAGACAGCAATGGAAACATCTGGTTTGGCTCACGGTATGGTTCTGGCGTAGCCCGCTTGAATACTTCGTTTAGCTGGAATTATTACGATGCAGCTCAAGCCAATCTTGGGAATAATGTATTAAGTATAGGTGAGGATGTAAATGGCATCCTGTACTTTTCATCCATAGACGGTTTGTCGGTGTTTGATGGTTACAACTGGGTTCCGATTCAAATTCCCGGGAACGATGATATTATTATTAAGATTTTTCTGGATTCAAAAGGCTTTACATGGTTTACAACCTGGAATAAGTTTTATCGCTTTGACGGATCGCTCTACGAAGAGATTTCAGATCCGGAACAGATAATTATGAATTGTGCCGATATTGTCGAAGATTTGTACGGAAATATCTGGTTTGGCGGTGGTGACGAGCTTGTAAAATACGATGGCACAAGCTGGACCAAATATGGCCCCGAAGATGGAATGACAGCTGCTTTGGGTGGAGGTATTAATTCATTGGCCGTTATTAAAGGCGATATATGGATTGGAACACAGGGAGGAGGACTTTCCCGTTTTGACCAGCCGTACGAAAATTTAGGAATAGCAGGTTTGGTAAGTCCAACGCGAAATAAATATCCCTACTATTTGTACTGTGGATTAAGCAATAACGAACCCATCAACGTGCGGGTATTTAACAACGGTGATTCCCCCATCGAAAATGCACGATTGGGCTATTCGCTTGACGATGTGACAATTGCAATAGATACCCTCGATTTTGTACTTCAACCCGGTGATACAGTAGATTATACTTTTACTACCGGTGCAGACTTTTACCACACCGATTTAATGAGAACGTACCTGCTAAAAATATTTGTTGAAGAAGAGTTTGGTGATGCTTCCGATAACTCCATCAGTGGAAGTTTGAGAGTGGATGGCGATTTTGAAGATGCTCCTGGCTGGACAACATACAATTCCTGCGATGGATTAATTTCAGATATCTCATTTTCCATCACTGAAGACAGTGACGGAAACATTTGGTCAACTGCTTTTTATGGAGCCGACCGTTTTAACGGAGATGAATGGACTCCATTTACAGCAGAGGATGGCCTTGCCGAAAATTTCAACTGGGCTATTGACAAAGATAAAGATGGAAACTTGTGGTTTTCGGGTTCCGGAAATCCAACCGTAACCAAATACGATGGAACCGATTTTACGGTTTATAATTTGCCTGCAGTATTTGAAGAATGTATTTATACTGATTCACAGGGTAATGTTTGGTTCGGAGCATGGGATGGTAACGGTGTCGCTCGTTTTGATGGACAAACCTGGACTTATTTTATGAGTGAAGAGGTGGGCTTTAATGGTAATATTACCAGTATTGGCGAAGATGTAAACGGTAATATTTGGGTAGCCTGTAACGGTACTTCCAACTTTGTGTTCCGATTCGATGGAGCCAGTTGGCAACAAATGGCATTGCCCGGCGAAGCAGATGGCGTATATGTCTCCGAAATTTATTATGATTCCAACAAAAATACATGGTTTGCTTCTTCCGGTTTAATTACCCGGTACGATGGAGTGAATTGGACCTTTTATGCGAACGATAATGATGTTCCCGGTTGGTGTGATGACATCAGCGAAGATATTTACGGAAATATATGGTTTGGAGGAGGCCGGGAGTTGGCGATGTTCGATGGTTCCGACTGGACCTTATATACTGCAAACGAAGGTTTGGCTGCTGCTCAGATAGCTGATATTTATGCTGTGTATGCCGATACCAAAGGAAATGTATGGATCGGAACCTATAATGGAGGCATCAGTAAATTTACCATTCCTACCGACGAAATTTGCCATACACTACATTTCCAAAACGGTTGGAATATTTTCTCCTCACCGGTTCAGCTCGATTCTACACGAATGGGCTACAATTTCCAGACGCTTATCGACAATGGAACGCTGGTGAAAATTCAGGATGAGTTAGGGAACTCGTTTGAAGACAGAGGAATATTCGGAGGCTGGGACGATTCCGAAATCAAAGGAATTTACCCCTACGACGGGTATAAAATAAATGTGAATACCGATGACAGTATTCAGGTATGTGGAACTCCGGTGACCTACCCTTATCCGATTTATTTGTACGCAGGATGGAATATCATGGGTTATCCCCACATGCAATCCGCCGATGCCATGGAAGTGGTGCAGCAGTTGATCGATCGGGGAACTTTGCTTAAAGTACAGGATGAAACCGGGAAATCGATTGAAGATCTGGGCGTATTTGGAGGATGGACAAACTTTATGGGTACCTGCAATACAGGTAAAGGATACAAAGTAAAAGTGAGTGCCCGCGATACTTTGTGGATCTATGAAAGTTTTGCAAAATCGGGCTTGACATATACTCCGGAAGCAGCTCTTGTTCATTTTAAAACAGCGTATACAGGGAATGGAGTTGACCATATGAACTTTAACCTGGTGGACTTGCCTGCAGGTTTGTTCTCTGCCGGCGACGAACTGGCCGTTTTCGATGGAACGGTTTGCGTTGGAGCTGTATGCTTACTGCCCGAACATTTGGCAAAAGGGATTGTATCTGTACCTGCTTCGGCAAACGATCGTTTGGGCACACCCGGATTTTACGAAGGGAATACCTACGAATTGGTATGGTGGAGCCCAAACAAGAACAGGGAAGAGCTGCTTGCAACTGAGTTAATAAAAGGTGAGATGGTATTTACCAAAAACGAATCTGTTGTTTTAAGTTTGTTTAAATATGGAATAAGCAATGCCGGCGAGGCCTTGTTTGGAAACATGGAAATACGATGTTATCCCAATCCATTTAACAACGAACTCACCATTCAACTGAAACTCTCCGAAAATGCCACAACAGAGATAAAGGTTGTTAATCAGTTTGGACAAGAAGTTAGTTCTGTTCTGCACCGGCAAGCGTTAAATTCAGGAAATCATCAGTTGATTTGGGAGGGAACAAATGCCGGTGGGCAAAAAGTGAATCCCGGAATTTATTACATCAGTATTGATTTAAACGGAATTCAGTCGGTTCGGAAAGTGGTTCTTACTCAATAA